The following are encoded in a window of Risungbinella massiliensis genomic DNA:
- the mltG gene encoding endolytic transglycosylase MltG: protein MKWFFRLFFTLLILIGWLVIGYLYVDYTLETPKHDKPITIEIPPNSSIQEIGIILKKENLIRDNRFFRLYTRITGRDEIVAGVYEIQPDQDLRSILEKLEEGKQDLVKVAIPEGKTVYDIAEILEQAGYDKNAFLKEVDRQEPKTEIEKQIVDNPKRTFKLEGYLFPLTYEFRKEATAEEIVTTMVEEFEEHWKKINGPKLIVEQKKSLDDIVTIASLIEKEAKSPEDQPPISGVIYNRIGIKMQLQIDAATIYAHRSQNRVLEGNPTYKDLEINSAYNLYLKPTNKEYQPKIQPLPPGAIANPGEGALQAALHPEKHKFIYYIVDKVDPSVHRFFETYDQFLRYKNSK, encoded by the coding sequence ATGAAGTGGTTTTTTCGCTTATTTTTTACCCTGCTGATCTTGATTGGGTGGCTAGTAATAGGGTATCTTTACGTGGATTATACATTGGAAACACCAAAACATGATAAACCGATCACCATTGAGATTCCTCCCAATTCCTCTATCCAGGAGATCGGAATTATTCTGAAAAAGGAAAACCTCATTCGAGATAATCGCTTTTTCCGTTTGTATACTCGAATCACGGGGCGAGATGAAATTGTGGCAGGGGTTTATGAAATCCAGCCTGATCAAGACCTGCGCTCTATCTTAGAAAAATTAGAAGAAGGCAAACAAGACTTGGTGAAAGTGGCAATTCCAGAAGGAAAAACTGTATATGATATTGCCGAAATCTTGGAACAAGCTGGATATGACAAAAATGCATTTTTAAAAGAAGTAGACCGACAAGAGCCTAAGACCGAAATCGAAAAACAGATTGTGGACAATCCGAAACGTACGTTTAAGTTGGAAGGATACTTGTTTCCGCTTACATATGAGTTCCGTAAAGAGGCAACAGCAGAAGAAATTGTAACGACGATGGTCGAAGAGTTTGAGGAACATTGGAAAAAGATTAATGGTCCGAAGTTAATAGTGGAGCAAAAAAAGTCGCTAGACGATATTGTTACGATTGCTTCTTTGATTGAAAAGGAAGCAAAATCGCCAGAGGATCAACCTCCGATCTCGGGAGTAATCTATAACCGTATTGGGATTAAGATGCAACTTCAGATCGATGCTGCTACCATCTATGCTCATCGATCACAAAATAGAGTACTAGAAGGAAATCCGACATATAAGGATTTGGAGATTAATAGTGCTTACAACTTGTATCTAAAACCAACTAACAAAGAGTATCAACCGAAAATTCAGCCACTACCTCCAGGAGCGATTGCCAATCCGGGAGAAGGAGCTCTTCAAGCCGCACTGCATCCAGAAAAACATAAGTTT